In a genomic window of Virgibacillus sp. SK37:
- a CDS encoding SDR family oxidoreductase produces the protein MHTNDYYLPEQKLPTDLPPQHQDIQPGIESLMTPRPIIDNPAYHGSGKLKGKVAVITGGDSGIGAATAIAFAKEGADIAIAYYSHYEDGDAYRTKNRIEQLGQKCLLIVGDLRGENHCSRLIDETVYHYGRIDILVNNHGVQFPQLSIMDITKEQLDATFQTNIYAFFYLTKAALSYMNSGSSIINTASVVAYEGNERLIDYSATKGAIVGFTRALSQNLADDGIRVNAVAPGPIWTPLIPSSFSAEYISNTFGKDVPMKRPGQPFELAAAYVYLASCDSSYVTGQVIHVNGGTMVSS, from the coding sequence ATGCACACGAACGATTATTATCTCCCTGAACAAAAACTTCCTACTGATCTACCCCCACAGCATCAGGATATTCAACCGGGAATTGAGTCTTTAATGACCCCTAGACCAATTATAGATAATCCCGCCTACCATGGTTCCGGGAAATTAAAAGGGAAAGTAGCAGTTATAACGGGAGGGGACAGTGGAATTGGTGCTGCAACTGCAATTGCTTTTGCAAAGGAAGGAGCAGATATAGCAATTGCGTACTATTCACATTATGAGGATGGGGATGCATACCGCACGAAAAATAGAATTGAACAGCTAGGGCAAAAATGCTTGCTGATCGTTGGCGATTTACGTGGAGAGAATCATTGCTCTCGTTTAATCGATGAAACTGTTTATCATTATGGAAGAATTGATATATTAGTAAATAATCATGGTGTTCAATTTCCTCAGCTTAGTATAATGGACATTACGAAGGAGCAGTTGGATGCGACCTTTCAAACAAATATTTATGCTTTTTTTTATCTAACAAAAGCAGCTTTATCTTATATGAACTCTGGAAGTTCAATTATTAATACAGCTTCCGTTGTGGCTTATGAAGGAAATGAAAGATTAATTGATTATTCCGCAACTAAGGGTGCTATTGTGGGATTTACGAGGGCTTTGTCACAGAACTTGGCCGATGATGGAATTCGTGTAAATGCAGTTGCTCCAGGTCCAATTTGGACACCATTAATCCCATCAAGCTTTTCTGCTGAATATATTTCGAACACCTTTGGGAAGGATGTTCCGATGAAGCGTCCTGGGCAACCGTTTGAACTAGCTGCTGCGTATGTATATTTAGCATCATGTGATTCCTCCTATGTTACCGGGCAGGTGATTCATGTAAATGGCGGTACTATGGTGAGCTCGTAA
- the purL gene encoding phosphoribosylformylglycinamidine synthase subunit PurL, with translation MLQMHDISPEQIESEKIYRDMGLSDEEFNMIKKILNRLPNFTETGIFSVMWSEHCSYKTSKPLLSKFPTKAPHVLQGPGEGAGIIDIGDNQAVVFKIESHNHPSAVEPYQGAATGVGGIIRDVFSMGARPVALMNSLRFGNLTTDRVKYLFSEVVNGISGYGNCVGVPTVGGEVQFDESYEDNPLVNAMCIGLISHAEIQKGIAAGVGNTVLYAGAPTGRDGIHGATFASDDLGEDSAKDRPAVQVGDPFMEKLLIEACLEVIHSDALVGMQDMGAAGLTSSASEMASKAGTGMEMNLDLVPQREQNMNAYELMLSESQERMLLVVKQGREQEIIEVFEKYGLQAVAVGEVISEKVFRIKQHGEIMADIPVDSLADDAPVFHMPSEEAAYYKEFQQMEMEIPTVTNHAEMLRKLLQQPTIASKEWVYDQYDSMVQTNTVVTPGSDAAVIRVKGTDKALAITTDCNSRYIYLDPETGGKIAVAEAARNIVCSGARPLGLTDGLNYGNPTNPEIFWQMEKSVEGMSAACDALGSPVISGNVSLYNQSKGKSIFPTPIVGMVGLHESLDHITPSHFQQAGHLIYVIGEAKAEFGGSELQNIVNNGVYEGKAPTIDLQVEAKRQQEILTAIKEGVIVSAHDLSEGGLAVALAESLFHDKELGLEVSLKGDSTVQLFSETQSRFVVSVHAENKEKFESIVSNASQIGIVTDDQMYTMNVNHKTIIQENAQELQKLWKGAIPCLLNSKA, from the coding sequence ATGTTACAAATGCATGATATCAGCCCAGAGCAAATCGAGAGCGAAAAGATTTACCGTGATATGGGGCTAAGTGATGAAGAATTCAACATGATTAAAAAGATTCTCAATCGATTACCAAACTTTACAGAGACTGGAATTTTCTCAGTTATGTGGTCAGAGCATTGCAGCTATAAAACATCGAAGCCCCTTTTAAGCAAATTTCCAACGAAAGCTCCACATGTATTGCAAGGACCTGGTGAAGGAGCGGGTATTATTGATATTGGGGATAATCAAGCTGTTGTTTTTAAAATCGAAAGCCATAATCATCCATCCGCAGTAGAGCCATATCAGGGGGCGGCAACAGGTGTTGGTGGAATTATTCGTGATGTGTTCTCCATGGGTGCTCGCCCGGTAGCACTCATGAATTCACTGAGATTCGGTAATTTAACTACAGATCGGGTGAAATATCTGTTTTCTGAAGTCGTCAATGGTATTTCTGGATACGGAAACTGTGTTGGTGTACCTACTGTTGGTGGAGAAGTTCAATTTGATGAAAGCTATGAAGATAATCCGCTTGTAAATGCCATGTGTATTGGTTTAATCAGCCATGCTGAAATCCAAAAAGGTATTGCAGCTGGTGTTGGTAATACGGTTCTATACGCAGGAGCACCGACTGGACGTGACGGAATACACGGAGCAACATTTGCATCCGATGACCTAGGCGAAGATTCCGCCAAAGATCGCCCTGCCGTACAGGTTGGGGATCCGTTTATGGAGAAGTTACTTATCGAAGCATGCTTGGAAGTTATCCATTCGGATGCACTTGTAGGGATGCAGGATATGGGAGCAGCAGGACTGACATCTTCAGCCAGTGAAATGGCAAGTAAAGCTGGAACAGGGATGGAAATGAATTTGGATCTGGTCCCACAGCGCGAACAAAATATGAACGCATATGAATTAATGTTATCAGAATCGCAGGAAAGAATGCTTCTTGTAGTTAAACAAGGAAGAGAACAAGAAATTATTGAAGTGTTTGAAAAATATGGTCTTCAAGCTGTTGCAGTAGGTGAAGTAATTAGTGAAAAAGTGTTTCGTATTAAACAACATGGAGAAATAATGGCTGACATCCCTGTGGATTCCCTTGCAGACGATGCTCCAGTATTTCACATGCCTTCAGAGGAAGCGGCATATTACAAGGAATTTCAGCAAATGGAAATGGAAATTCCAACGGTTACTAATCATGCAGAGATGCTAAGAAAGCTGCTTCAACAACCAACAATAGCGAGTAAAGAATGGGTCTATGATCAGTATGATTCCATGGTACAAACAAATACAGTTGTTACCCCAGGCTCCGATGCTGCTGTTATTCGTGTGAAAGGTACAGACAAAGCGTTAGCCATTACTACAGATTGTAACTCCCGTTATATTTATCTTGATCCAGAAACCGGTGGGAAAATAGCTGTCGCTGAGGCGGCACGGAATATTGTCTGCTCTGGGGCACGTCCACTTGGTCTTACGGATGGTTTGAACTATGGTAATCCAACAAACCCGGAGATTTTCTGGCAAATGGAAAAAAGTGTAGAAGGAATGAGTGCAGCATGTGACGCGCTCGGTTCTCCAGTTATCAGCGGGAATGTTTCTTTATACAATCAATCAAAAGGAAAATCTATTTTCCCTACACCGATCGTAGGTATGGTTGGTCTTCATGAATCTCTTGATCATATTACACCTAGCCATTTTCAGCAGGCTGGACATCTCATTTATGTGATAGGAGAGGCGAAGGCAGAGTTTGGGGGCAGTGAGCTGCAAAACATAGTAAATAATGGAGTGTACGAAGGCAAAGCACCGACCATTGATTTGCAAGTTGAGGCTAAAAGACAACAGGAAATTTTAACTGCTATTAAAGAAGGTGTTATAGTATCTGCCCATGATCTTTCCGAAGGGGGATTAGCAGTAGCGTTGGCGGAAAGCCTGTTCCATGATAAAGAACTCGGTCTTGAGGTTTCCCTAAAAGGAGATAGTACTGTCCAATTATTTAGTGAGACACAGTCTCGGTTTGTTGTATCCGTACATGCTGAAAATAAAGAAAAATTTGAATCTATTGTTAGTAATGCCAGTCAAATTGGGATCGTTACAGATGATCAAATGTACACGATGAACGTAAATCACAAAACCATCATTCAAGAAAATGCGCAAGAACTACAGAAATTATGGAAAGGAGCTATCCCATGCTTGCTGAACTCAAAGGCATAA
- the purS gene encoding phosphoribosylformylglycinamidine synthase subunit PurS: MRKVTVFITLKQGVLDPQGKAIQESLNSLGYKEIQEARVGKYIELQVEEGPELEARVKEMCDKLLANPVIEDYRFDVEEAVRS, translated from the coding sequence ATGAGAAAAGTTACTGTTTTCATTACATTGAAGCAAGGTGTGCTTGATCCGCAAGGCAAGGCTATACAGGAATCATTGAACTCTTTAGGATATAAAGAAATACAGGAAGCCCGGGTGGGGAAGTACATTGAATTGCAGGTGGAAGAAGGACCTGAACTGGAAGCAAGAGTGAAGGAAATGTGTGACAAGCTTTTAGCGAATCCGGTTATTGAGGATTATCGTTTCGATGTGGAGGAGGCTGTTCGCTCGTGA
- a CDS encoding DUF2179 domain-containing protein — MLSNAFVMVAIILVINIVYVSLSTVRMILTLKGRRYIAAFVSMFEIVIYVVGLGLVLDNLDEIQNLIAYAVGFGTGVIVGTKIEEKLALGYITVNVISSNPDIEFTRKLRDKGYGVTSWFAYGMDGDRLSMQILTPRKYELKLYETIKEIDEKAFIISYEPKQIHGGFWVKQVRKGRLMNPRKKSQTAENPASSQGTMMEEKNAPKSNPPKEEPETKEF; from the coding sequence TTGCTGAGTAATGCTTTTGTGATGGTTGCGATCATCCTCGTAATTAACATTGTATATGTTTCCTTGTCTACGGTTCGTATGATTTTAACTTTAAAGGGCAGAAGATATATCGCTGCTTTTGTAAGTATGTTTGAGATTGTTATTTACGTAGTAGGGTTAGGTCTTGTATTAGATAACCTTGACGAAATCCAGAATTTGATTGCATATGCGGTCGGTTTTGGGACAGGTGTCATTGTAGGTACAAAAATTGAAGAAAAATTAGCCTTAGGCTATATAACTGTAAACGTTATTTCTTCTAATCCCGATATAGAATTCACTCGTAAGCTCAGGGATAAAGGTTACGGGGTGACCAGTTGGTTCGCCTATGGTATGGATGGGGACCGATTGTCGATGCAAATACTTACACCACGGAAATATGAGCTTAAGTTATATGAAACAATCAAGGAAATTGATGAAAAAGCGTTTATTATTTCCTATGAACCAAAACAAATTCATGGTGGCTTCTGGGTTAAGCAAGTACGTAAGGGCAGATTAATGAATCCAAGAAAGAAATCACAGACTGCTGAAAACCCGGCTTCTTCCCAAGGTACAATGATGGAAGAAAAGAATGCGCCAAAGAGCAATCCACCTAAGGAAGAACCTGAGACAAAAGAATTTTAG
- the purQ gene encoding phosphoribosylformylglycinamidine synthase subunit PurQ: MKFAVIVFPGSNCDRDMYHAIKDVMKAEADLVWYENSNLENYDGILLPGGFSYGDYLRSGAVAATSEVMKKVREHASKGKPVLGVCNGFQVLTEAGLLPGALMRNKNLSFMCHQEPLVVNNNKTQFTTGYEQEEVIHLPIAHGEGNYFCDEATLQELKNNNQIVFTYKNNPNGSIENIAGIVNKEGNVLGMMPHPERAVEALLGSKDGMKLFQSMIKNWRESYVTNA, from the coding sequence GTGAAATTTGCAGTGATCGTATTCCCGGGGTCCAATTGTGATCGTGATATGTACCATGCTATTAAAGATGTAATGAAAGCCGAAGCCGATCTGGTTTGGTATGAAAATAGTAATCTTGAAAACTATGATGGGATTCTATTGCCTGGTGGATTTTCATATGGAGATTACCTACGCTCAGGAGCTGTTGCGGCAACTTCTGAAGTAATGAAGAAGGTGAGGGAACATGCCTCCAAAGGGAAGCCGGTGCTCGGTGTCTGTAATGGGTTCCAGGTGTTAACCGAGGCTGGTCTGCTTCCGGGAGCACTTATGCGCAATAAGAATCTTTCCTTTATGTGTCACCAAGAGCCACTAGTAGTAAACAATAACAAAACACAGTTTACTACCGGTTATGAGCAAGAGGAAGTGATCCATCTGCCAATTGCCCATGGTGAAGGAAATTATTTTTGTGATGAAGCTACATTACAAGAATTAAAAAATAATAACCAAATTGTCTTCACATATAAAAATAACCCGAATGGTTCGATTGAGAATATTGCCGGGATTGTTAATAAGGAAGGGAATGTGCTTGGTATGATGCCACATCCGGAACGTGCTGTAGAAGCATTATTAGGCAGTAAGGATGGGATGAAGTTATTTCAGTCGATGATTAAAAATTGGAGGGAATCCTATGTTACAAATGCATGA
- the purK gene encoding 5-(carboxyamino)imidazole ribonucleotide synthase — MQKNKPILPSQTIGIIGGGQLGRMMAIAAKYMGYKITVLDPTPDCPTAQVADHHVVAAYDDMEAIKQLCDQSDVVTYEFENVDLHAAAYIEKQGKLPQGAYALEVTQNREKEKQLMKDAGLPIPDFTIVTSGEACEKALQNFTYPCVIKTCRGGYDGKGQLKLTSEADIKEAIAFAENNKHCIIEQWVAFEREISVLFTRSRNGEISFFPISENDHKDHILYKTTVPANISHQVTEKACVAAEILAEEMNIVGTFAIEMFVDGDDIYLNEMAPRPHNSGHYTIEACNISQFGQHIRAICGLPLIDIQLLQQAVMINVLGEDLEPVLHALNHSKSGFVHLYGKDEAKAKRKMGHITFIAPSDKTMKTQLQHFEEAKQ; from the coding sequence TTGCAGAAAAATAAACCGATTCTTCCATCACAAACGATTGGCATTATTGGAGGAGGACAACTGGGACGCATGATGGCAATCGCTGCTAAATATATGGGGTATAAAATCACAGTACTGGATCCTACTCCGGATTGTCCTACCGCACAGGTAGCAGATCATCATGTGGTTGCTGCCTATGATGATATGGAGGCAATTAAACAGCTGTGTGATCAAAGTGATGTCGTTACCTACGAATTTGAAAACGTAGACCTTCATGCTGCTGCATACATAGAAAAACAAGGTAAATTGCCACAAGGGGCCTACGCCTTGGAGGTTACACAAAACAGAGAGAAAGAGAAGCAACTAATGAAGGATGCTGGTCTGCCAATTCCTGATTTCACTATTGTGACAAGTGGTGAGGCTTGTGAGAAGGCGTTACAAAACTTTACCTATCCATGTGTTATTAAAACGTGCCGCGGTGGTTACGATGGAAAAGGGCAATTAAAACTAACTTCTGAAGCGGACATTAAAGAGGCGATTGCATTTGCAGAGAATAACAAGCATTGCATTATAGAGCAATGGGTAGCATTTGAAAGGGAGATTTCAGTTCTATTTACAAGAAGTAGAAATGGGGAAATTAGCTTTTTTCCTATCTCCGAAAACGATCATAAAGATCATATCCTGTATAAAACAACTGTCCCAGCTAACATTAGCCATCAAGTAACGGAAAAGGCTTGTGTTGCTGCAGAAATTCTAGCTGAGGAAATGAACATTGTCGGGACATTTGCAATTGAAATGTTTGTTGATGGAGATGACATTTATTTAAATGAAATGGCTCCACGACCTCATAATTCCGGACATTACACGATTGAGGCATGCAATATATCTCAATTTGGCCAGCATATTCGAGCAATCTGCGGGCTGCCTTTAATAGATATTCAACTGCTCCAGCAGGCAGTAATGATAAATGTGCTTGGTGAAGATTTAGAGCCTGTTTTACATGCACTAAACCATAGTAAATCAGGTTTTGTTCACCTTTATGGAAAAGACGAAGCGAAAGCAAAACGAAAAATGGGGCATATTACATTTATTGCACCATCTGATAAAACAATGAAAACACAGCTACAACATTTTGAGGAGGCAAAGCAATGA
- the purC gene encoding phosphoribosylaminoimidazolesuccinocarboxamide synthase, with product MSQSLLYEGKAKKVYQTADKKGQLILAYKNDATAFNGQKKALFEGKGRLNNEISSRIFQILHQKGIETHFIEQLNETEQLVHQTKIIPMEVVIRNMAAGSITSRLGIEERTIFSPPLIELFYKEDSLGDPLMNDEHALYLCSITSSELREIKAKALEINTQLIEIFAAIGITLVDFKMEFGRLASGDIVLADEISPDTCRLWDVTTQEKLDKDVFRQGTGNLIEVYEEIRQRLEAIS from the coding sequence ATGAGTCAATCTCTTTTATATGAAGGAAAAGCTAAGAAGGTTTATCAAACGGCAGATAAAAAAGGGCAGCTAATTTTAGCTTATAAAAACGATGCGACAGCTTTTAATGGTCAAAAGAAAGCTTTATTTGAAGGAAAAGGACGATTGAATAATGAAATTTCATCACGTATTTTTCAAATCCTTCACCAAAAAGGGATTGAGACCCATTTTATTGAACAGCTGAATGAAACAGAGCAACTGGTACATCAAACCAAAATTATCCCGATGGAAGTGGTCATAAGGAATATGGCTGCAGGGAGCATTACAAGTAGGCTTGGTATTGAAGAAAGAACCATATTCTCGCCTCCTCTCATTGAGTTGTTTTACAAGGAGGATTCCCTCGGAGATCCGTTGATGAATGATGAGCATGCACTTTATCTATGTAGTATTACTTCTTCAGAGTTGAGAGAAATTAAGGCAAAAGCATTAGAAATCAACACACAGTTAATAGAAATATTTGCTGCAATAGGAATTACTTTAGTAGATTTCAAGATGGAATTTGGCAGACTTGCCAGTGGTGATATTGTGTTGGCAGACGAGATTTCACCAGATACGTGCAGGCTATGGGATGTAACAACACAAGAAAAACTGGATAAGGATGTTTTTCGGCAAGGGACTGGAAATTTAATAGAAGTATATGAAGAAATACGACAACGACTGGAGGCAATATCATGA
- the purF gene encoding amidophosphoribosyltransferase, protein MLAELKGINEECGIFGIWGHEKAAELTYYGLHALQHRGQEGAGVVVSDGAKLKVHKDVGLVNDVFKDADFDRLSGHAAIGHVRYGTQGEGGSDNVQPLLFRSQNGSMALAHNGNIMNAYKLRGELEAEGSIFQTTSDTEVLAHLIRKNGRETNELSISEALQQVVGAYAYVVLKEDKMFVALDPRGIRPLSIGRLGSAYVVASETCAFDLIGATFEREVLPGELITISEAGMDFTRFALREQRKMCAMEYVYLSRPDSNLNHVNVHASRKRMGMELAKEAAVEADCVIGVPDSSISSAIGYAEETGLPYEMGIIKNRYVGRTFIQPSQELREQGVKMKLSPVRGIVEGQRIVLIDDSIVRGTTSRRIVRMLKEAGAKEVHVRIASPSIENPCYYGIDMSTREELIAANNSPEEICEIIGADSIAYLSAGGLEEAIVKDKTIHQGICNACFTGKYPVTEEGRATISYMKC, encoded by the coding sequence ATGCTTGCTGAACTCAAAGGCATAAATGAAGAATGCGGCATTTTTGGAATATGGGGTCATGAGAAGGCAGCAGAACTAACCTATTATGGTTTACATGCCTTGCAACATCGCGGGCAGGAAGGCGCAGGGGTTGTTGTCAGTGACGGAGCTAAGCTGAAGGTTCATAAGGATGTTGGTCTAGTGAATGATGTATTTAAAGATGCTGATTTTGACAGACTATCAGGCCACGCTGCAATTGGTCATGTGCGTTACGGAACCCAGGGTGAAGGTGGCTCTGACAATGTTCAACCACTACTGTTTCGTTCTCAAAATGGGAGTATGGCTTTAGCACATAATGGAAACATCATGAACGCATATAAGCTTCGTGGAGAATTGGAAGCAGAAGGAAGCATTTTTCAAACCACATCAGATACGGAAGTTCTTGCACATTTAATCAGAAAAAATGGCAGGGAGACGAATGAGCTTTCCATATCAGAAGCACTTCAACAAGTAGTTGGCGCCTATGCATATGTGGTTTTAAAGGAAGATAAAATGTTTGTTGCACTCGATCCAAGAGGTATTCGTCCACTTTCCATTGGAAGATTGGGCAGTGCATATGTTGTAGCTTCGGAAACCTGTGCCTTTGATTTAATTGGGGCAACCTTTGAAAGGGAAGTTCTTCCTGGGGAATTGATTACGATCAGTGAGGCTGGTATGGATTTCACCCGTTTTGCTTTAAGGGAGCAACGGAAAATGTGTGCAATGGAATACGTCTATTTATCCAGACCAGATAGCAATTTAAACCATGTTAATGTTCATGCTTCCAGAAAAAGAATGGGTATGGAGCTGGCAAAAGAAGCTGCAGTGGAAGCGGATTGTGTTATTGGCGTTCCTGATTCAAGTATTTCCTCAGCAATAGGGTATGCCGAAGAAACAGGTTTACCTTATGAAATGGGAATCATAAAAAATCGATATGTTGGCCGTACATTTATTCAACCATCTCAGGAATTACGGGAACAAGGGGTGAAAATGAAGCTGTCTCCAGTTCGTGGCATCGTTGAAGGACAACGGATTGTACTAATTGATGATTCGATCGTCAGAGGTACTACAAGTAGAAGGATCGTCCGCATGCTAAAAGAAGCAGGAGCAAAAGAAGTACATGTCCGAATTGCTTCCCCGTCAATAGAAAATCCATGTTATTACGGGATTGATATGTCAACAAGAGAAGAGTTAATTGCAGCAAACAACTCACCAGAGGAAATATGTGAAATTATCGGAGCAGATAGCATTGCCTATTTGTCTGCAGGTGGACTGGAAGAAGCTATTGTAAAAGATAAGACAATACATCAGGGAATTTGTAATGCATGCTTTACAGGGAAATATCCAGTTACAGAAGAAGGGCGAGCAACCATTTCTTATATGAAATGTTAA
- the purB gene encoding adenylosuccinate lyase, with translation MISRYTREEMGSIWTEENKFKAWLEVEILACEAWSELGVIPKGDVEKLRANASFDINRIYEIEQETRHDVVAFTRAVSETLGEERKWVHYGLTSTDVVDTALSYVIKQANEIIRKDVTAFIEILKNKAIEHKHTVMMGRTHGVHAEPTTFGLKLALWYEEMKRNLERFELAAKNIEFGKLSGAVGTYANINPFVEKYVCEKLGLSPAPVSTQTLQRDRHAAYVSALALIATSIEKFATEIRGLQKTETREVEELFAKGQKGSSAMPHKRNPIGSENMTGMARVIRGYMMTAYENVSLWHERDISHSSAERVILPDATIALNYMLNRFSTIVKNLTVFPENMKRNIDKTYGVIFSQRVLLSLIDKGMAREAAYDIVQPKAMQAWETATHFKDLVEAEEEITTRLTPEEIDACFDYTYHLKNVDFIFERIGLTEGE, from the coding sequence ATGATTAGTCGTTACACCAGAGAAGAAATGGGCTCCATTTGGACGGAAGAAAATAAATTCAAGGCATGGCTAGAAGTAGAAATTTTAGCATGTGAAGCATGGAGTGAGCTTGGAGTCATCCCTAAGGGAGACGTGGAGAAGCTTCGTGCCAATGCCTCTTTTGATATCAATCGAATTTATGAAATTGAACAGGAAACAAGACACGATGTGGTTGCATTCACCCGGGCAGTTTCCGAAACATTAGGAGAAGAAAGAAAGTGGGTGCATTACGGATTAACCTCCACTGATGTTGTCGATACGGCACTCTCCTATGTGATTAAACAAGCAAATGAAATTATCCGTAAAGACGTAACTGCTTTTATAGAAATATTAAAGAATAAAGCAATTGAGCATAAGCACACTGTCATGATGGGACGGACGCACGGTGTACATGCAGAGCCGACAACATTCGGTTTAAAGCTCGCCCTTTGGTATGAAGAAATGAAGCGAAACTTAGAGCGCTTTGAACTTGCTGCTAAAAATATCGAGTTTGGTAAATTATCAGGTGCTGTTGGTACCTACGCGAACATTAATCCATTTGTGGAGAAGTATGTTTGTGAGAAATTGGGCTTGAGCCCTGCGCCAGTATCGACTCAAACCCTTCAACGGGATCGACACGCGGCTTATGTTTCTGCATTGGCATTAATTGCAACTTCCATAGAAAAATTCGCAACAGAAATCCGTGGTTTGCAAAAAACCGAAACAAGAGAAGTAGAAGAATTATTTGCGAAAGGGCAAAAAGGTTCTTCAGCAATGCCGCACAAGCGCAATCCAATCGGTTCCGAAAATATGACGGGAATGGCAAGGGTTATTCGTGGTTACATGATGACAGCATATGAAAATGTTTCTCTATGGCATGAACGGGACATTTCGCATTCTTCCGCAGAACGGGTTATTTTGCCTGATGCGACGATCGCTTTAAATTATATGCTGAATCGTTTTTCTACAATTGTTAAGAATTTAACCGTATTTCCGGAAAATATGAAGCGTAATATTGATAAAACATATGGTGTTATCTTCTCCCAACGTGTCCTCCTATCGTTAATTGATAAGGGAATGGCACGAGAAGCCGCATATGATATTGTTCAACCAAAAGCGATGCAGGCCTGGGAAACAGCAACTCATTTTAAGGATCTAGTGGAAGCTGAAGAGGAAATAACTACACGCCTAACACCAGAGGAAATTGATGCTTGCTTTGATTATACGTATCACTTAAAAAATGTAGACTTTATCTTCGAACGAATCGGGTTAACGGAAGGGGAGTAA
- the purE gene encoding 5-(carboxyamino)imidazole ribonucleotide mutase — MTVVGVIMGSISDWETIEHTCKVLDELEISYEKDVISAHRTPDEMFEYAKTARERGLKVIIAGAGGAAHLPGMVASQTTLPVIGVPVQSKALNGLDSLLSIVQMPGGVPTATVAIGKAGATNAGILAAQIIGAFDQKVALKLENYRNAMKEKVAEMRDDLAEK; from the coding sequence ATGACAGTGGTTGGTGTCATTATGGGAAGTATTTCTGATTGGGAGACGATAGAGCATACATGCAAGGTGTTGGATGAATTAGAAATCTCCTATGAAAAAGATGTGATATCTGCACACCGTACGCCTGATGAAATGTTTGAATATGCTAAAACGGCACGTGAGAGAGGTTTAAAAGTGATTATCGCAGGTGCCGGAGGGGCTGCACACTTACCAGGCATGGTAGCATCGCAAACTACCTTACCTGTGATAGGGGTTCCTGTACAGAGTAAGGCATTGAATGGATTGGATTCTCTACTCTCCATTGTCCAAATGCCAGGAGGCGTACCGACAGCGACAGTAGCTATTGGAAAAGCGGGAGCAACCAATGCAGGAATACTTGCTGCTCAAATCATTGGTGCATTTGACCAGAAAGTAGCTTTGAAGCTTGAAAACTATCGGAATGCAATGAAGGAAAAAGTAGCAGAAATGAGGGATGATCTTGCAGAAAAATAA
- a CDS encoding Hsp20/alpha crystallin family protein — MDPFQQMGDWKKNMDHFFGDQFWNEFEGIIKPTIPHVNVYKTDHEIFCVVSIPGLEDLHKVDIFVDYSTLELKGTIDIEPISGITVVKEEILQGVFERKVTLPFPVRADKMRATYRNGLIYIQLHRLISDSSRKNKVNIELLDED, encoded by the coding sequence TTGGATCCGTTTCAGCAAATGGGGGATTGGAAGAAAAATATGGATCACTTTTTTGGTGATCAATTTTGGAATGAATTTGAAGGAATTATTAAACCAACAATTCCCCACGTAAATGTATATAAGACAGACCATGAAATTTTCTGTGTAGTGAGTATACCCGGACTGGAGGATCTCCATAAGGTAGATATTTTCGTAGATTATTCTACTTTGGAGCTGAAAGGAACAATAGATATTGAACCAATCTCAGGGATAACAGTCGTTAAAGAAGAGATCCTTCAAGGAGTTTTTGAGAGAAAAGTCACTCTCCCCTTTCCAGTGAGGGCAGACAAAATGAGAGCAACATATAGAAATGGGCTGATTTACATCCAATTACATCGCCTAATCTCAGACTCCAGTCGCAAGAATAAAGTTAATATCGAACTCTTGGATGAAGACTGA